The nucleotide sequence GCGACGAGTTCGTGGTCATTCTGGAGGAGACCGCCGAGCGCCGCGAGGTCGAGCGTGTTTCCGGCGAGCTTCTCTCCGTGCTGAGCCAGCCGCTGCAGCTCAGCGGGCACGAATGCCACACCACCGCCTCGATCGGGATCGCGATGTATCCGTCCGACGGCACCGACATGCAGACGCTGACCAAGAACGCCGACATGGCGATGTATCTCGCCAAGGAAGACGGCAAGAACGGCTTCCGATTCTTTACCAAGGAGATCAAGACGCAGTCGATCGAGCGCCTGACGCTGGAGAGCGCCTTGCGCCGCGCGCTGGAGCGCGACCAGTTCTCGCTGCACTACCAGCCCAAGATCGACATGGCGAGCGGCCAGATCACCGGCGTCGAAGCGCTGCTGCGTTGGAATCATCCCGACCTCGGCACCGTATCGCCGGCGCAGTTCATCCCGCTGGCCGAGGAGACCGGACTGATCGTTCCGATCGGCCGCTGGGTGCTCAAGGAAGCCTGTGCGCAGAACATGGCCTGGCAGCGCCGCGGCCTGCGGCCGGTGACGATGGCGGTCAACCTGTCGCCGCGGCAATTTGCCGATCCGCATCTGCTGCACGATGTCGACGAGGCGCTGCTAGCAAGCGGCATGTCGCCGGTGCTGCTGCAGCTCGAAGTCACCGAAAGCATGGTGATGCGGAATGTGTCGCGCGCGATCAAGATACTCGACGCGATCCAGGCCCGCGGCATTCGCCTTGCGATCGACGATTTCGGTACCGGCTATTCGTCGATGTCGCTGATGAAGCAGTTCCCGATCGATACCATCAAGATCGATCGCTCCTTCGTTCGCGATTTGCCCGTCGATTCCGAGGACCAGGCCATTGCGCAGGCAATCATCAGCATGGGCAAGGCGCTTGGCATGACCGTCATCGCGGAGGGCGTCGAGACCGTGGAGCAGGAAACCTTCCTGCGCAACCACGCTTGCGACGAGATGCAGGGCTTTCTGTTCTCCAGGCCGTTGCCCGCCAAGCAAATGGCCGATCTGCTGCGCGCCGAACCGCGGCTCACCTCGCCGCCATTGCAGCCGGAACCCGGCTCAGGGTTGAAAGGCGCCATCGTCTGACGGCTGCGGATGCAGCTCGCGGACCGCCGGATCCGGAATTTCAGTCTTGCGGGGAAAGTCGTAAGGCCAGGGCAGGGACGTCTGCCCGGCGAAGGTCTTGAGGAAGACTTCCGCGCCTGCCGCATACGTCGCCTGATCGGGAAGTCCGAGCTCGGCGCACCATTCCGCCGGCAGGGATTGCGGCGTATTGCGCAACTCCATCGCCGGTCCCCACCACCACGCCGGGGCAGGTGATCGTTCGCCTTCGGGAACGGCATGCCAGCGAACGTATTCGCGGATCATGCGTTCAAATTGCAGTTGCGCCGCCGGATGCATTCAATCTCCTGACATCAGATGATATCCGCATCCGCGCGCCGCGCAAAGCGCGCCAGCCGGGCTACTGCCGGCCATGCTGCCAATGCGAGGTTACATCGGCACCGGACTTGTTGAGGTGGACATGCTGATCGACGTGGTCGACCCAGGACACCGGAATGAAGTGATGGTGCTCCCCGTCGGGCGAACTCTGCTTGGTCAGCTTGATCTTGTCGGTTCCTTCCATATGGTCGACCTTTCCGACCGTCTTCTTGTCCGACGAGATGACGTCCATGTGTTCCTTGATCTGTGCGCTAACAGCCATGTTTCATATCCTCAATTAATTGGAAACATGAAACGCGCCGCCGTTGAAATGGTTGCCAAGATGGTTGTCGCGGCTATTTCTCCTCTGCTGCAGTCGAGGTCGCCGGACCTTCGCCCATGATCAGGAGAACGGCGTCTTCATCCTTGGCACCGTCCCAATGCACCTGCTTGCCGAAATGCGTGACGAAACTGCCGGCCGGCATCGGCGTCGTGTTGGCCGGATCGAATTTCGGTCCCGAGCCAACCCACCACGTGCCCTGCAATACGACGATGTAGCGGTCGTTGGGATGGAAGTGCGGTCGGCTGAAATGATTGCCTTTGGTCCACTTGTTGTAGACCATGTAGAAGCCAGGCTTGGCCGGATCGCCGACGACAACAGCGCTTTGCGCGCCGGCTGCATTGACAGGGCCCCAGGGAATCTGGTCGGGCAGTTTGTAGATGACCGCGGCCGGATTGAGTTCCGCAGCAGCGCCGATCCCCGTCATCGTCGTGAGCGCGAGCAGCGTCATGAGGGATCGCCAGGGCCGTCTTGCAACCTGCTTTGCCACCTTCATGGATTCCT is from Bradyrhizobium sp. AZCC 2176 and encodes:
- a CDS encoding DUF2171 domain-containing protein, translating into MAVSAQIKEHMDVISSDKKTVGKVDHMEGTDKIKLTKQSSPDGEHHHFIPVSWVDHVDQHVHLNKSGADVTSHWQHGRQ
- a CDS encoding cupin domain-containing protein — encoded protein: MKVAKQVARRPWRSLMTLLALTTMTGIGAAAELNPAAVIYKLPDQIPWGPVNAAGAQSAVVVGDPAKPGFYMVYNKWTKGNHFSRPHFHPNDRYIVVLQGTWWVGSGPKFDPANTTPMPAGSFVTHFGKQVHWDGAKDEDAVLLIMGEGPATSTAAEEK